The following coding sequences lie in one Colius striatus isolate bColStr4 chromosome 14, bColStr4.1.hap1, whole genome shotgun sequence genomic window:
- the CYLD gene encoding ubiquitin carboxyl-terminal hydrolase CYLD isoform X3 produces the protein MNSGLWGQEKASSPFWEERIFYLLLQECSVIDKQTQKLLKVPKGSIGQFFQDRSSVGHSRNIPCKGKKLQIGLKILEQPHAVLFVDEKDVVEINEKLAELLLAITNCEERYSLFKSKTRLSKGVQIDIGSPVRVQLRAGDDKFPGVVRFRGPLMQERSLTGIYFGVELLEEGRGQGFTDGQYQGKQLFRCDEDCGVFVALDKLELVEDDDNELESDYAAPVDAMQVELPPLEINSRVSLKIGESIEYGTVIFCDVLPGNESLGYVVGVDMDNPIGNWDGRYNGIQLCSFASVESTLLLHINDVIPETVSQDRRPPKLAYTSRGGGDKSMFNHSKPKATGPTSEPGNRNRSEVFYTLNGSSVDSQPQPKPKPPWYIDEVAEDPAKSITDSSPGFGHSSPPLQPPLTNSVPTENRFHSLPFSLTKASSTNGTMGHSPLSLSVQSVIGDVNNTANQESPSGAGPVGNSHGLEAGSLAEVKENPPFYGVIRWIGQPPGVNEVLAGLELEDECAGCTDGTFKGTRYFTCAPKKALFVKLKSCRPDSRFASLQPVSNQIERCNSLAFGGYLSEVVEENTPPKMEKEGLETMIGKKKGIQGHYNSCYLDSTLFCLFSFSSVLDTVLLRPKEKNDVEYYSETQELLRTEIVNPLRIYGYVCATKIMKLRKILEKVEAASGFTSEEKDPEEFLNILFHHILRVEPLLKIRSAGQKVQDCYFYQIFMDKNEKVGVPTIQQLLEWSFINSNLKFAEAPSCLIVQMPRFGKDFKMFNKIFPSLELNITDLLEDSSSSSQETES, from the exons ATGAATTCGGGCTTATGGGGTCAAGAAAAAGCAAGTTCACCATTTTGGGAAGAGCGTATCTTTTATTTACTTCTCCAAGAATGCAGTGTCATAGACAAGCAGACTCAAAAGCTCCTGAAAGTGCCCAAAGGTAGCATCGGACAGTTTTTTCAAGACCGTTCTTCTGTGGGACACTCCAGAAATATTCCTTGTAAAGGCAAGAAACTGCAGATTGGTTTAAAGATTCTGGAACAGCCTCATGCAGTCCTGTTTGTGGATGAGAAGGATGTTGTAGAAATCAACGAAAAACTAGCTGAGTTGCTTTTGGCCATTACTAACTGTGAGGAAAGATACAGTCTCTTTAAGAGTAAAACCAGGCTAAGTAAAGGTGTGCAAATAGATATTGGCTCTCCTGTTAGAGTACAGCTGAGAGCAGGAGATGATAAATTTCCTGGAGTTGTTCGCTTCAGAGGACCCTTGATGCAAGAAAGGTCCTTGACAGGAATATACTTTGGAGTAGAGTTGCTG GAAGAAGGTCGTGGTCAGGGCTTTACTGATGGACAGTACCAAGGCAAGCAGCTGTTCAGATGTGATGAggactgtggggtttttgttgctTTGGACAAACTGGAGCTGGTGGAAGATGATGACAATGAACTGGAAAGTGACTATGCAGCTCCAGTTGACGCAATGCAGGTAGAACTTCCTCCTCTGGAGATCAACTCCAGGGTTTCTCTGAAGATAGGAGAGAGTATAGAGTATGGGACAGTTATATTCTGTGATGTCTTACCAGGAAACGAAAGCTTAGGATACGTTGTTGGAGTGGACATG gATAATCCTATTGGAAACTGGGATGGAAGATACAATGGAATACAGCTGTGCAGTTTTGCAAGTGTTGAAAGTACACTTCTTCTGCATATCAATGATGTTATTCCAG AGACTGTATCACAGGACAGGAGACCTCCCAAGCTTGCCTATACCTCAAGAGGTGGTGGTGACAAAAGCATGTTCAATCATAGTAAGCCAAAGGCTACAG GACCTACCTCTGAACCTGGAAACAGAAACAGATCTGAAGTTTTCTACACATTAAATGGCTCATCAGTTGACTCTCAGCCtcaaccaaaacccaaacctccGTGGTATATTGATGAAG ttGCTGAAGACCCTGCAAAATCAATTACTGATTCATCTCCTGGATTTGGGCATTCTTCACCACCACTACAGCCACCTTTAACAAATTCTGTGCCTACAGAGAACAGATTTCACTCCCTCCCTTTTAGCTTGACAAAAGCATCAAGTACTAATGGTACTATGGGACACAGTCCTCTCTCCTTGTCTGTTCAGTCAGTCATTGGTGATGTAAATAATACTGCTAACCAGGAGAGTCCATCAGGAGCAGGCCCAGTCGGGAACTCTCATGGCCTTGAAGCAGGTTCCTTGgctgaagtaaaagaaaatcctcCTTTCTATGGAGTAATCCGTTGGATTGGCCAGCCCCCTGGAGTGAATGAAGTGTTGGCTGGACTGGAACTG GAAGATGAATGTGCAGGTTGTACAGATGGAACGTTTAAAGGAACTCGATACTTCACGTGTGCTCCAAAGAAAGCTCTTTTTGTCAAACTCAAAAGCTGCAGGCCAGATTCCAGGTTTGCCTCACTACAGCCAGTTTCCAACCAGATTGAACGCTGCAACTCTTTAG ctTTTGGAGGTTACTTAAGTGAAGTGGTAGAAGAAAACACTCCtccaaaaatggaaaaagaaggtTTAGAGACAATGattggaaagaagaaaggtaTCCAGGGTCATTACAACTCCTGTTACTTAGACTCCACCTTATTCTG cctgttttcttttagctctGTGTTGGACACTGTGTTACTCAGACCTAAAGAAAAGAATGATGTTGAGTATTACAGTGAGACTCAAGAGCTGTTGAGGACAGAGATTGTGAATCCTCTGAGAAT ATACGGATATGTATgtgctacaaaaataatgaaactgaggaaaatacttgaaaaagTTGAGGCTGCATCAGGATTCACTTCAGAGGAAAAAG atccagaagaatttttaaatattttatttcaccaCATTCTAAGAGTTGAGCCACTGTTGAAAATCAG ATCAGCAGGTCAGAAAGTCCAAGACTGTTACTTCTATCAAATTTTTATGgacaaaaatgagaaagttGGAGTCCCAACAATTCAACAGTTACTAGAGTGGTCATTTATCAACAGCAACTTGAAGTTTGCAGAG GCACCTTCTTGCCTGATTGTCCAGATGCCTCGTTTTGGAAAAGATTTCAAAATGTTCAACAAAATTTTTCCATCCTTGGAATTAAATATAACAGACTTACTTGAAGACA gttcatcttcatcccaaGAGACAGAGTCATAA
- the CYLD gene encoding ubiquitin carboxyl-terminal hydrolase CYLD isoform X2, which translates to MNSGLWGQEKASSPFWEERIFYLLLQECSVIDKQTQKLLKVPKGSIGQFFQDRSSVGHSRNIPCKGKKLQIGLKILEQPHAVLFVDEKDVVEINEKLAELLLAITNCEERYSLFKSKTRLSKGVQIDIGSPVRVQLRAGDDKFPGVVRFRGPLMQERSLTGIYFGVELLEEGRGQGFTDGQYQGKQLFRCDEDCGVFVALDKLELVEDDDNELESDYAAPVDAMQDNPIGNWDGRYNGIQLCSFASVESTLLLHINDVIPETVSQDRRPPKLAYTSRGGGDKSMFNHSKPKATGPTSEPGNRNRSEVFYTLNGSSVDSQPQPKPKPPWYIDEVAEDPAKSITDSSPGFGHSSPPLQPPLTNSVPTENRFHSLPFSLTKASSTNGTMGHSPLSLSVQSVIGDVNNTANQESPSGAGPVGNSHGLEAGSLAEVKENPPFYGVIRWIGQPPGVNEVLAGLELEDECAGCTDGTFKGTRYFTCAPKKALFVKLKSCRPDSRFASLQPVSNQIERCNSLAFGGYLSEVVEENTPPKMEKEGLETMIGKKKGIQGHYNSCYLDSTLFCLFSFSSVLDTVLLRPKEKNDVEYYSETQELLRTEIVNPLRIYGYVCATKIMKLRKILEKVEAASGFTSEEKDPEEFLNILFHHILRVEPLLKIRSAGQKVQDCYFYQIFMDKNEKVGVPTIQQLLEWSFINSNLKFAEAPSCLIVQMPRFGKDFKMFNKIFPSLELNITDLLEDTPRQCRICGGLAMYECRECYEDTEISAGKIKQFCKTCNTQVHLHPKRQSHKFNPLSLPKDLPDWDWRHGCIPYQKMELFAVLCIETSHYVAFVKYGRDDSAWLFFDSMADRDGGQNGFNIPQVTPCPEVGEYLKMSLEELHSLDSRKIQGCARRLLCDAYMCMYQSPTMSLYK; encoded by the exons ATGAATTCGGGCTTATGGGGTCAAGAAAAAGCAAGTTCACCATTTTGGGAAGAGCGTATCTTTTATTTACTTCTCCAAGAATGCAGTGTCATAGACAAGCAGACTCAAAAGCTCCTGAAAGTGCCCAAAGGTAGCATCGGACAGTTTTTTCAAGACCGTTCTTCTGTGGGACACTCCAGAAATATTCCTTGTAAAGGCAAGAAACTGCAGATTGGTTTAAAGATTCTGGAACAGCCTCATGCAGTCCTGTTTGTGGATGAGAAGGATGTTGTAGAAATCAACGAAAAACTAGCTGAGTTGCTTTTGGCCATTACTAACTGTGAGGAAAGATACAGTCTCTTTAAGAGTAAAACCAGGCTAAGTAAAGGTGTGCAAATAGATATTGGCTCTCCTGTTAGAGTACAGCTGAGAGCAGGAGATGATAAATTTCCTGGAGTTGTTCGCTTCAGAGGACCCTTGATGCAAGAAAGGTCCTTGACAGGAATATACTTTGGAGTAGAGTTGCTG GAAGAAGGTCGTGGTCAGGGCTTTACTGATGGACAGTACCAAGGCAAGCAGCTGTTCAGATGTGATGAggactgtggggtttttgttgctTTGGACAAACTGGAGCTGGTGGAAGATGATGACAATGAACTGGAAAGTGACTATGCAGCTCCAGTTGACGCAATGCAG gATAATCCTATTGGAAACTGGGATGGAAGATACAATGGAATACAGCTGTGCAGTTTTGCAAGTGTTGAAAGTACACTTCTTCTGCATATCAATGATGTTATTCCAG AGACTGTATCACAGGACAGGAGACCTCCCAAGCTTGCCTATACCTCAAGAGGTGGTGGTGACAAAAGCATGTTCAATCATAGTAAGCCAAAGGCTACAG GACCTACCTCTGAACCTGGAAACAGAAACAGATCTGAAGTTTTCTACACATTAAATGGCTCATCAGTTGACTCTCAGCCtcaaccaaaacccaaacctccGTGGTATATTGATGAAG ttGCTGAAGACCCTGCAAAATCAATTACTGATTCATCTCCTGGATTTGGGCATTCTTCACCACCACTACAGCCACCTTTAACAAATTCTGTGCCTACAGAGAACAGATTTCACTCCCTCCCTTTTAGCTTGACAAAAGCATCAAGTACTAATGGTACTATGGGACACAGTCCTCTCTCCTTGTCTGTTCAGTCAGTCATTGGTGATGTAAATAATACTGCTAACCAGGAGAGTCCATCAGGAGCAGGCCCAGTCGGGAACTCTCATGGCCTTGAAGCAGGTTCCTTGgctgaagtaaaagaaaatcctcCTTTCTATGGAGTAATCCGTTGGATTGGCCAGCCCCCTGGAGTGAATGAAGTGTTGGCTGGACTGGAACTG GAAGATGAATGTGCAGGTTGTACAGATGGAACGTTTAAAGGAACTCGATACTTCACGTGTGCTCCAAAGAAAGCTCTTTTTGTCAAACTCAAAAGCTGCAGGCCAGATTCCAGGTTTGCCTCACTACAGCCAGTTTCCAACCAGATTGAACGCTGCAACTCTTTAG ctTTTGGAGGTTACTTAAGTGAAGTGGTAGAAGAAAACACTCCtccaaaaatggaaaaagaaggtTTAGAGACAATGattggaaagaagaaaggtaTCCAGGGTCATTACAACTCCTGTTACTTAGACTCCACCTTATTCTG cctgttttcttttagctctGTGTTGGACACTGTGTTACTCAGACCTAAAGAAAAGAATGATGTTGAGTATTACAGTGAGACTCAAGAGCTGTTGAGGACAGAGATTGTGAATCCTCTGAGAAT ATACGGATATGTATgtgctacaaaaataatgaaactgaggaaaatacttgaaaaagTTGAGGCTGCATCAGGATTCACTTCAGAGGAAAAAG atccagaagaatttttaaatattttatttcaccaCATTCTAAGAGTTGAGCCACTGTTGAAAATCAG ATCAGCAGGTCAGAAAGTCCAAGACTGTTACTTCTATCAAATTTTTATGgacaaaaatgagaaagttGGAGTCCCAACAATTCAACAGTTACTAGAGTGGTCATTTATCAACAGCAACTTGAAGTTTGCAGAG GCACCTTCTTGCCTGATTGTCCAGATGCCTCGTTTTGGAAAAGATTTCAAAATGTTCAACAAAATTTTTCCATCCTTGGAATTAAATATAACAGACTTACTTGAAGACA ctcccaggcagtGCCGTATCTGTGGAGGGCTTGCTATGTATGAGTGCAGAGAGTGCTATGAAGATACTGAGATCTCTGCTGGGAAAATCAAGCAGTTCTGCAAAACGTGCAATACACAA gttcatcttcatcccaaGAGACAGAGTCATAAATTCAACCCATTGTCACTACCTAAAGATCTGCCGGACTGGGACTGGCGACATGGCTGCATCCCGTACCAGAAGATGGAGTTGTTTGCTGTTCTCTGCATAGAAACGAGCCACTATGTAGCTTTTGTTAAATATGGGAGGGATGACTCTGCCTGGCTCTTCTTTGACAGCATGGCAGATCGGGATG GAGGTCAGAATGGCTTTAACATTCCACAAGTTACCCCGTGTCCAGAAGTTGGTGAATACCTGAAGATGTCTCTGGAAGAATTACACTCACTGGATTCCAGAAAAATTCAAGGCTGTGCCCGAAGGCTGCTCTGTGATGCTTACATGTGCATGTATCAGAGTCCTACCATGAGTTTATACAAATGA
- the CYLD gene encoding ubiquitin carboxyl-terminal hydrolase CYLD isoform X1: protein MNSGLWGQEKASSPFWEERIFYLLLQECSVIDKQTQKLLKVPKGSIGQFFQDRSSVGHSRNIPCKGKKLQIGLKILEQPHAVLFVDEKDVVEINEKLAELLLAITNCEERYSLFKSKTRLSKGVQIDIGSPVRVQLRAGDDKFPGVVRFRGPLMQERSLTGIYFGVELLEEGRGQGFTDGQYQGKQLFRCDEDCGVFVALDKLELVEDDDNELESDYAAPVDAMQVELPPLEINSRVSLKIGESIEYGTVIFCDVLPGNESLGYVVGVDMDNPIGNWDGRYNGIQLCSFASVESTLLLHINDVIPETVSQDRRPPKLAYTSRGGGDKSMFNHSKPKATGPTSEPGNRNRSEVFYTLNGSSVDSQPQPKPKPPWYIDEVAEDPAKSITDSSPGFGHSSPPLQPPLTNSVPTENRFHSLPFSLTKASSTNGTMGHSPLSLSVQSVIGDVNNTANQESPSGAGPVGNSHGLEAGSLAEVKENPPFYGVIRWIGQPPGVNEVLAGLELEDECAGCTDGTFKGTRYFTCAPKKALFVKLKSCRPDSRFASLQPVSNQIERCNSLAFGGYLSEVVEENTPPKMEKEGLETMIGKKKGIQGHYNSCYLDSTLFCLFSFSSVLDTVLLRPKEKNDVEYYSETQELLRTEIVNPLRIYGYVCATKIMKLRKILEKVEAASGFTSEEKDPEEFLNILFHHILRVEPLLKIRSAGQKVQDCYFYQIFMDKNEKVGVPTIQQLLEWSFINSNLKFAEAPSCLIVQMPRFGKDFKMFNKIFPSLELNITDLLEDTPRQCRICGGLAMYECRECYEDTEISAGKIKQFCKTCNTQVHLHPKRQSHKFNPLSLPKDLPDWDWRHGCIPYQKMELFAVLCIETSHYVAFVKYGRDDSAWLFFDSMADRDGGQNGFNIPQVTPCPEVGEYLKMSLEELHSLDSRKIQGCARRLLCDAYMCMYQSPTMSLYK from the exons ATGAATTCGGGCTTATGGGGTCAAGAAAAAGCAAGTTCACCATTTTGGGAAGAGCGTATCTTTTATTTACTTCTCCAAGAATGCAGTGTCATAGACAAGCAGACTCAAAAGCTCCTGAAAGTGCCCAAAGGTAGCATCGGACAGTTTTTTCAAGACCGTTCTTCTGTGGGACACTCCAGAAATATTCCTTGTAAAGGCAAGAAACTGCAGATTGGTTTAAAGATTCTGGAACAGCCTCATGCAGTCCTGTTTGTGGATGAGAAGGATGTTGTAGAAATCAACGAAAAACTAGCTGAGTTGCTTTTGGCCATTACTAACTGTGAGGAAAGATACAGTCTCTTTAAGAGTAAAACCAGGCTAAGTAAAGGTGTGCAAATAGATATTGGCTCTCCTGTTAGAGTACAGCTGAGAGCAGGAGATGATAAATTTCCTGGAGTTGTTCGCTTCAGAGGACCCTTGATGCAAGAAAGGTCCTTGACAGGAATATACTTTGGAGTAGAGTTGCTG GAAGAAGGTCGTGGTCAGGGCTTTACTGATGGACAGTACCAAGGCAAGCAGCTGTTCAGATGTGATGAggactgtggggtttttgttgctTTGGACAAACTGGAGCTGGTGGAAGATGATGACAATGAACTGGAAAGTGACTATGCAGCTCCAGTTGACGCAATGCAGGTAGAACTTCCTCCTCTGGAGATCAACTCCAGGGTTTCTCTGAAGATAGGAGAGAGTATAGAGTATGGGACAGTTATATTCTGTGATGTCTTACCAGGAAACGAAAGCTTAGGATACGTTGTTGGAGTGGACATG gATAATCCTATTGGAAACTGGGATGGAAGATACAATGGAATACAGCTGTGCAGTTTTGCAAGTGTTGAAAGTACACTTCTTCTGCATATCAATGATGTTATTCCAG AGACTGTATCACAGGACAGGAGACCTCCCAAGCTTGCCTATACCTCAAGAGGTGGTGGTGACAAAAGCATGTTCAATCATAGTAAGCCAAAGGCTACAG GACCTACCTCTGAACCTGGAAACAGAAACAGATCTGAAGTTTTCTACACATTAAATGGCTCATCAGTTGACTCTCAGCCtcaaccaaaacccaaacctccGTGGTATATTGATGAAG ttGCTGAAGACCCTGCAAAATCAATTACTGATTCATCTCCTGGATTTGGGCATTCTTCACCACCACTACAGCCACCTTTAACAAATTCTGTGCCTACAGAGAACAGATTTCACTCCCTCCCTTTTAGCTTGACAAAAGCATCAAGTACTAATGGTACTATGGGACACAGTCCTCTCTCCTTGTCTGTTCAGTCAGTCATTGGTGATGTAAATAATACTGCTAACCAGGAGAGTCCATCAGGAGCAGGCCCAGTCGGGAACTCTCATGGCCTTGAAGCAGGTTCCTTGgctgaagtaaaagaaaatcctcCTTTCTATGGAGTAATCCGTTGGATTGGCCAGCCCCCTGGAGTGAATGAAGTGTTGGCTGGACTGGAACTG GAAGATGAATGTGCAGGTTGTACAGATGGAACGTTTAAAGGAACTCGATACTTCACGTGTGCTCCAAAGAAAGCTCTTTTTGTCAAACTCAAAAGCTGCAGGCCAGATTCCAGGTTTGCCTCACTACAGCCAGTTTCCAACCAGATTGAACGCTGCAACTCTTTAG ctTTTGGAGGTTACTTAAGTGAAGTGGTAGAAGAAAACACTCCtccaaaaatggaaaaagaaggtTTAGAGACAATGattggaaagaagaaaggtaTCCAGGGTCATTACAACTCCTGTTACTTAGACTCCACCTTATTCTG cctgttttcttttagctctGTGTTGGACACTGTGTTACTCAGACCTAAAGAAAAGAATGATGTTGAGTATTACAGTGAGACTCAAGAGCTGTTGAGGACAGAGATTGTGAATCCTCTGAGAAT ATACGGATATGTATgtgctacaaaaataatgaaactgaggaaaatacttgaaaaagTTGAGGCTGCATCAGGATTCACTTCAGAGGAAAAAG atccagaagaatttttaaatattttatttcaccaCATTCTAAGAGTTGAGCCACTGTTGAAAATCAG ATCAGCAGGTCAGAAAGTCCAAGACTGTTACTTCTATCAAATTTTTATGgacaaaaatgagaaagttGGAGTCCCAACAATTCAACAGTTACTAGAGTGGTCATTTATCAACAGCAACTTGAAGTTTGCAGAG GCACCTTCTTGCCTGATTGTCCAGATGCCTCGTTTTGGAAAAGATTTCAAAATGTTCAACAAAATTTTTCCATCCTTGGAATTAAATATAACAGACTTACTTGAAGACA ctcccaggcagtGCCGTATCTGTGGAGGGCTTGCTATGTATGAGTGCAGAGAGTGCTATGAAGATACTGAGATCTCTGCTGGGAAAATCAAGCAGTTCTGCAAAACGTGCAATACACAA gttcatcttcatcccaaGAGACAGAGTCATAAATTCAACCCATTGTCACTACCTAAAGATCTGCCGGACTGGGACTGGCGACATGGCTGCATCCCGTACCAGAAGATGGAGTTGTTTGCTGTTCTCTGCATAGAAACGAGCCACTATGTAGCTTTTGTTAAATATGGGAGGGATGACTCTGCCTGGCTCTTCTTTGACAGCATGGCAGATCGGGATG GAGGTCAGAATGGCTTTAACATTCCACAAGTTACCCCGTGTCCAGAAGTTGGTGAATACCTGAAGATGTCTCTGGAAGAATTACACTCACTGGATTCCAGAAAAATTCAAGGCTGTGCCCGAAGGCTGCTCTGTGATGCTTACATGTGCATGTATCAGAGTCCTACCATGAGTTTATACAAATGA